In one window of Clavelina lepadiformis chromosome 4, kaClaLepa1.1, whole genome shotgun sequence DNA:
- the LOC143452927 gene encoding uncharacterized protein LOC143452927, giving the protein MPSENFNHWDDTLSRDETDLALPTCLSKSRILIGSCNFGSECFFVYGNNERRPPVSVLNFKTKPCTNFYVFGRCPYGEKCTFYHNKEEKNSPFYKNRFCKNFTSNVNCNLGSKCVYAHRANQLSMKFRTKLCKDLLITGKCSYGPQCNFAHNLLEIRKDYSTVFKFKTQICEGWINGNCPRGSICTLAHGPSELQAPKYLSQP; this is encoded by the exons ATGCCGtcagaaaattttaatcattGGGACGACACTTTGTCACGTGACGAAACTGATCTCGCATTACCGACATGTCTTAGTAAAAGTCGGATTTTAATTGGAAGCTGCAATTTTGGCTCGGAGTGTTTCTTCGTCTATG GTAATAATGAGAGACGTCCTCCTGTAAGTGtgcttaattttaaaacaaaaccgtGCACAAATTTTTACGTATTTGGGAGATGTCCTTACGGAGAGAAATGTACTTTTTATCACaacaaagaagaaaagaaTTCTCCTTTCTACAAGAATCGTTTCTGTAAAAATTTCACTTCAAATGTAAACTGCAATTTGGGATCTAAATGTGTATATGCTCATA GAGCAAATCAACTGAGCATGAAATTCAGAACAAAACTCTGCAAAGATTTACTGATAACAGGAAAATGTTCTTATGGACCACAGTGCAACTTTGCCCATAACCTGCTTGAAATACGTAAAGATTATTCGACAGTGTTCAAGTTTAAAACCCAAATTTGTGAAGG TTGGATCAACGGAAATTGTCCCAGAGGATCGATTTGTACTTTAGCCCACGGACCAAGCGAACTTCAAGCGCCCAAATATCTGTCTCAACCATAA
- the LOC143452218 gene encoding uncharacterized protein LOC143452218 isoform X1, with amino-acid sequence MNSKNPLTLYDLGRKLIAIRLYENVLRKKSISSVNKFFYEFFTSKYLPEPVITDLVKVFILVVHKRIDIQDTSCCCLKECKTNRNGKDTMQASSYLKICKRTTCNMKFQKWSKEILRTCIHILMLTWTGRKFSPLSIIEDSPIPFGFLYTPRELLYKYVFEGFLVSNNIWKDNIWSIRVKRRSGEKEYLPPRHFRSWYIFPRLKNIIKERRERLDLDLERHHAGALSTAQTLNILLDTLCGFSPEYAKSQDSQTANFSTTAPSINLEMCSWDPCNYIFSLVLQQSIRFGFTVNTISIRFQHFCDVMETILQRLFFPTNVLQLLISATNPTEIFKQKDLLLQLSQLKKIEISYWWKVKFSIFETAFLWNDLFCKWPHLHSIQLSGVQMSFEQTNTDSCSANNLVYFPKSLLSLEIADGSVTADVLDWLSTCCQEICQSNPTKIFLRELTLSYETCLANDLNVWKSFLSLLDKSLMNLHKVTLNHCGLTDDQSKHLTDLVNSKECCNPFKSFIINQNELTLSNDTGCCCFFRI; translated from the exons ATGAATAGTAAAAATCCATTAACTCTGTATGACTTGGGAAgaaaattaattgcaattcGTTTATATGAAAATGTATTGCGAAAGAAAAGTATTTCCTCTGTCAACAAATTCTTTTATGAGTTCTTCACCAGCAAATATTTGCCCGAACCAGTTATAACAGATCTGGTAAAGGTCTTTATACTGGTCGTACATAAACGTATTGACATTCAAGATACGTCATGCTGTTGTTTAAAAGAATGTAAGACAAACAGAAACGGAAAAGACACCATGCAAGCATCGAGCTATTTAAAGATCTGTAAAAGGACAACCTGTAACATGAAATTTCAGAAGTGGTCAAAAGAAATATTGAGAACTTGCATCCATATTTTAATGCTCACATGGACTGGAAGAAAGTTTTCACCTTTGTCCATCATAGAAGATTCGCCTATCCCTTTCGGCTTTTTATACACACCAAGAGAATTGCTGTACAAATATGTTTTCGAAGGATTTCTGGTTTCAAACAACATTTGGAAAGATAACATTTGGTCGATACGAGTTAAGCGCCGTTCCGGCGAAAAAGAATATTTACCACCACGTCACTTCCGGTCATGGTATATATTTCCAAGActaaaaaacataataaagGAAAGAAGAGAGAGGTTAGATTTGGACTTAGAGCGGCACCATGCGGGAGCGTTGAGTACAGCACAAACTTTAAATATCCTGTTGGACACACTTTGTGGTTTTTCTCCCGAATATGCAAAATCACAGGATTCTCAAACtg ctAACTTTTCAACCACTGCCCCATCCATAAATCTGGAAATGTGTTCGTGGGATCCatgcaattatattttttctttagttttacaacaaTCTATAAGGTTTGGTTTTACAGTTAACACCATTTCTATCAG GTTCCAACATTTCTGTGATGTGATGGAAACAATTCTACAACGCTTATTTTTTCCCACTAATGTTCTTCAACTTCTTATCAGTGCGACTAACCCAAcggaaattttcaaacaaaaagatttattGCTTCAGTTATCTCAATTGAAAAAGATTGAGATTTCGTACTGGTGGAAAgtaaagttttcaattttcgaG ACCGCCTTCTTATGGAATGATTTATTCTGCAAATGGCCGCACTTACATTCCATACAGCTGAGCGGGGTACAAATGAGTTTTGAACAAACTAACACTGACAGTTGCTCCGCAAACAATCTTGTTTATTTCCCAAAGTCGTTGCTTTCACTGGAAATAGCTGATGGAAGTGTCACAGCAGATGTCCTTGATTGGTTGTCCACTTGCTGCCAAGAAATCTGTCAATCAAACccaaccaaaatatttttaagagaACTGACGCTTTCTTACGAAACTTGCCTTGCTAATGACTTGAACGTGTGGAAAAGTTTCCTTTCTTTATTGGACAAATCGTTGATGAACCTGCACAAGGTCACCCTCAACCATTGCGGTCTAACTGACGACCAATCAAAGCATTTGACCGATTTGGTTAATTCGAAGGAATGCTGCAACCCGTTCAAGTCGTTCATTATAAACCAGAATGAATTAACTCTCTCAAATGATACAGGATGCTGTTGCTTCTTTCGAATATGA
- the LOC143452648 gene encoding uncharacterized protein LOC143452648 codes for MPSENFNHWDDTLSCDETDLALPTGLSKSWILIGSCNFDSECYFVYSNNGRRPPASVLNFKTKPCTNMYAFGKCPYGDKCTFYHNKEEKNFPFYKNRLCKNFTSNGNCNLRYKCVFAHSADELSMKFKTKFCKDLLITGKCSYGPQCNFAHNLFEKRKDYSTVFKFKTQICEGWINGNCPRGSICALAHGPSELQAPKYLSQP; via the exons ATGCCGtcagaaaattttaatcattGGGACGACACTTTGTCATGTGACGAAACTGATCTCGCATTACCAACAGGTCTTAGTAAAAGTTGGATTTTAATTGGAAGCTGCAATTTTGACTCGGAGTGTTACTTCGTCTATA GTAATAATGGAAGACGTCCTCCTGCAAGCGtccttaattttaaaacaaaaccgtGCACTAATATGTATGCATTTGGCAAATGTCCTTATGGGGACAAATGTACTTTTTATCACaacaaagaagaaaagaaTTTTCCTTTCTACAAGAATcgtctttgtaaaaatttcacttCAAATGGAAACTGCAATTTGAGATACAAATGTGTATTTGCACATA gCGCAGATGAACTTAGCatgaaattcaaaacaaaattctgcAAAGATTTACTTATAACAGGAAAATGTTCTTATGGACCACAGTGCAACTTTGCCCATAACCTGTTTGAAAAACGGAAAGATTATTCGACAGTGTTCAAGTTTAAAACCCAAATTTGTGAAGG TTGGATCAACGGAAATTGTCCCAGAGGATCGATTTGTGCTTTAGCCCACGGACCAAGCGAACTTCAAGCGCCCAAATATCTGTCTCAACCATAA
- the LOC143453018 gene encoding uncharacterized protein LOC143453018, whose product MESCRSEFQDFPVTSFERTHTYSSGCKVKKNKLCPKYHDEGLCELGPNCNLIHEEKHNYVSTLDPTVPEFLPRTAQKSFMPSENFNHWNDTLSYEETDLAFPTGLSKSWILIGSCNFDSECYFVYSKFLGCAL is encoded by the exons ATGGAAAGCTGTCGATCAGAATTTCAAG ATTTTCCAGTCACGTCGTTTGAGAGGACGCATACATATTCCTCTGGTtgtaaagtcaaaaaaaataaattatgtcCAAA GTATCACGACGAAGGTCTATGTGAACTCGGACCGAACTGCAACCTAATCCATGAGGAAAAACATAATTACGTCAGTACTTTAGATCCTACCGTCCCCGAGTTTTTACCTCGCACAGCACAAAAGTCTTTTATGCCGtcagaaaattttaatcattGGAACGACACTTTGTCATATGAGGAAACTGATCTCGCATTTCCAACAGGTCTTAGTAAAAGTTGGATTTTAATTGGAAGCTGCAATTTTGACTCGGAGTGTTACTTCGTCTATAGTAAGTTTTTGGGGTGTGCGCTGTGA
- the LOC143453019 gene encoding uncharacterized protein LOC143453019 encodes LECIPWRFVCDGWTDCSNGIDEFHCICPPGYFQCNDCHRGGANCLDKKSPYECINESKIDDDYEDCWNRRDETTVRFIEDKWKCDNGQYIFPSFLCDGLNDCSDGSDELNCSEIICPSWSPHRCDCNMEGNNTCKQRNPCYGDTERCDGIAWCEDHTDQKNCSACPSSLPTPCNCNQLDNYTCKGVGPTCFIELVRCDGGVDCTDGSDEINCTCTENTFKCSCVVLTCNVQEGCIEMEYVNDGKLDCKDASDEFYVKAYKRVQCGPCDMTIIRLDESSNCRSPWCDNTTCYEVPSLECSLESIEQCNSTDVLCTSFCIENSLDCNNILQCSDQTEILNYNFCDGSIDCMDGSDNVISGFGFKCTSKVSPVSCVIPQWNLYDNIPQCFDKSDLCFNADGSFNCFKCLDNRLIISPKQLCDGVIDCYDLSDECLCETPTLTECFDMFQTSDQSEQSCGLSKKNILIQDISNTLCSNASCTIKKPKVNETELIVCRTKWGTSYAKKCDGRPECIDFFDECFSCSNLPAFCNDTCRSFFPMEDRYCDGFIDEAWHHLNNSNCPLGFDERNCSKRYKCQAGRKISIDIMQKCNGIEDCNDGSDETGCDDRHYCLTTQGLISVPNNYKLDGKRDCIDGTDEFKLGVFSSSTNLIDSVGLCVWFWIILVVILVGNTYVIIFSVKDLQSKELGDGAKCNKMLILNLSISDLLMGIYLLIVMIKAWEFSGVYAKYDVQWRVSMLCSIAGSLCLVSSQTSCFIMVILTALRMYSVFYPFKARHPSVKVWVSAAFEAWVVSLVIAVMSNTIHYFRHAVIFPNPFSTSDTVKHDDVISFACRVASITNTTMNQSSHMWKESQAILRAQFRQYPIRGEMGYYGTISVCMPRLFVTPSDGFKVFSTTVISVNLVSFLFVGFGFISIYKKSSKRPTQSAKAKEEKLKMRNRVFRIIISDLLCWLPICIMAFLSLAGIELPPGIEILTAGGLLTINSALNPLLYSPHIEAFIERIVRKVHRADKSSKKAKIELRVCEDRK; translated from the exons CTTGAATGCATTCCGTGGAGATTTGTTTGTGATGGATGGACTGACTGCAGCAATGGAATCGATGAATTTCATTGTATTTGTCCACCTGGGTATTTTCAATGCAACGACTGCCATCGTGGTGGTGCAAATTGTCTTGATAAGAAATCTCCGTATGAATGTATAAATGAAAGCAAAATAGACGATGATTACGAAGACTGCTGGAACCGAAGAGATGAAACAACAGTCCGGTTTATTGAAGACAAATGGAAGTGTGACAATGGCCAGTACATCTTTCCATCATTCTTATGCGACGGACTAAACGACTGCAGCGATGGAAGCGATGAGCTTAATTGTTCCGAAATAATTTGTCCTTCTTGGTCACCACACAGATGTGATTGTAACATGGAAGGAAACAACACttgcaaacaaagaaatcCTTGCTACGGCGACACAG AACGATGCGATGGAATTGCTTGGTGTGAAGATCACACAGATCAAAAGAATTGCTCAGCTTGTCCAAGCAGTCTTCCAACTCCTTGCAACTGCAATCAGCTTGACAACTACACATGTAAAGGTGTTGGACCAACATGTTTCATTGAACTCG TCAGATGCGACGGCGGCGTTGACTGCACAGATGGTTCCGATGAAATAAATTGTACTTGTACTGAAAACACTTTCAAATGTTCTTGTGTCGTACTCACTTGTAATGTGCAGGAAGGATGTATTGAGATGGAATATGTCAACGATGGAAAGCTTGATTGCAAGGATGCTAGTGACGAATTTTATGTAAAAGCTTACAAACGAGTGCAATGCGGTCCCTGCGATATGACAATAATTAGATTGGATGAATCATCTAATTGTCGCTCACCATGGTGTGACAATACAACCTGTTACGAAGTTCCCAGCTTAGAATGCTCACTTGAAAGTATTGAACAATGCAACTCAACAGATGTTTTATGCACATCGTTTTGCATAGAAAATAGCTTGGACTGTAACAATATCCTACAATGTTCCGATCAAACAGAGATTTTGAATTACAACTTTTGCGATGGAAGTATTGACTGCATGGATGGAAGTGACAATGTCATAAGTGGATTTGGTTTTAAATGCACATCGAAAGTATCACCAGTTTCTTGTGTTATTCCGCAATGGAATCTTTACGATAACATTCCTCAATGCTTTGATAAGTCCGACTTATGCTTCAATGCAGATGGCTCTTTTAATTGCTTCAAATGTCTCGACAATCGTTTGATTATATCACCTAAGCAACTATGTGATGGTGTAATTGATTGCTACGATCTCTCCGATGAATGTCTTTGTGAGACTCCAACTTTGACAGAGTGCTTTGATATGTTTCAAACATCTGATCAGTCTGAGCAATCATGCGGTTTGagtaagaaaaatattttgatccAAGATATTTCAAATACATTATGCTCCAACGCATCATGTACCATTAAAAAACCGAAAGTGAACGAAACAGAACTGATAGTATGCCGTACAAAATGGGGGACTTCATATGCTAAAAAATGCGACGGAAGACCAGAATGCATCGATTTTTTCGATGAATGTTTTTCATGTTCAAATCTACCAGCATTCTGTAACGACACCTGTCGTTCGTTCTTTCCCATGGAAGATCGTTATTGCGATGGCTTCATAGATGAGGCATGGCATCACTTGAACAATTCAAACTGCCCTCTAGGTTTTGATGAAcgaaattgttcaaaaagaTATAAATGCCAAGCAGGAAGAAAGATCAGTATAGACATAATGCAAAAATGCAATGGCATAGAAGACTGCAATGACGGATCTGATGAAACTGGGTGTGATGATAGACATTACTGTCTAACTACGCAGGGACTCATTTCTGTTCCTAATAACTACAAGTTGGACGGTAAACGAGACTGCATAGATGGAACGGACGAATTCAAGTTGGGTGTGTTTTCATCAAGTACAAATTTGATCGACAGTGTTGGGCTTTGTGTTTGGTTTTGGATCATTCTTGTAGTGATATTGGTCGGAAATACATACGTCATAATCTTTTCTGTCAAAGACTTGCAGTCAAAGGAACTGGGCGATGGAGCCAAATGCAATAAAATGCTTATTCTTAACCTTTCAATATCTGACTTACTTATGGGAATTTATTTGCTTATAGTAATGATAAAGGCTTGGGAGTTTAGCGGAGTTTATGCAAAATATGACGTTCAATGGCGTGTGAGTATGCTTTGTTCTATAGCAGGTAGCCTGTGTTTGGTATCAAGCCAAACATCGTGCTTCATCATGGTAATTCTCACCGCTCTCCGCATGTACAGCGTATTTTATCCTTTTAAAGCTCGTCACCCATCAGTGAAAGTTTGGGTGTCAGCAGCATTTGAGGCCTGGGTTGTTTCTCTTGTTATTGCTGTTATGTCCAATACCATTCACTACTTCAGACATGCTGTTATATTTCCTAATCCTTTCTCAACATCTGATACCGTAAaacatgatgacgtcatatcgtTTGCTTGTCGCGTGGCCAGTATCACCAATACAACGATGAATCAAAGCAGTCATATGTGGAAAGAATCACAAGCTATTCTAAGAGCACAGTTCAGGCAATATCCTATTCGAGGTGAAATGGGTTACTACGGAACTATAAGCGTGTGCATGCCCAGGTTATTCGTTACACCCAGCGATGGTTTCAAAGTATTTTCGACCACGGTGATTTCAGTTAATTTGGTGTCTTTTCTGTTTGTGGGTTTTGGTTTCATCTCAATCTACAAAAAATCATCGAAAAGGCCAACTCAAAGCGCAAAGGCCAAAgaggaaaagttaaaaatgcgCAATAGAGTTTTCCGGATTATAATATCCGATTTACTCTGCTGGTTGCCAATTTGCATCATGGCGTTTCTGAGTTTGGCTGGAATTGAGCTTCCACCTGGAATCGAAATACTTACCGCGGGTGGACTTCTCACCATAAATAGCGCCTTGAATCCGCTTTTGTACTCACCCCATATAGAAGCGTTCATTGAGAGAATTGTGCGGAAAGTTCATCGAGCAGATAAATCTTCAAAGAAGGCGAAAATAGAACTTAGAGTTTGTGAAGATAGAAAGTAA
- the LOC143452218 gene encoding uncharacterized protein LOC143452218 isoform X2 — protein MNSKNPLTLYDLGRKLIAIRLYENVLRKKSISSVNKFFYEFFTSKYLPEPVITDLVKVFILVVHKRIDIQDTSCCCLKECKTNRNGKDTMQASSYLKICKRTTCNMKFQKWSKEILRTCIHILMLTWTGRKFSPLSIIEDSPIPFGFLYTPRELLYKYVFEGFLVSNNIWKDNIWSIRVKRRSGEKEYLPPRHFRSWYIFPRLKNIIKERRERLDLDLERHHAGALSTAQTLNILLDTLCGFSPEYAKSQDSQTANFSTTAPSINLEMCSWDPCNYIFSLVLQQSIRFQHFCDVMETILQRLFFPTNVLQLLISATNPTEIFKQKDLLLQLSQLKKIEISYWWKVKFSIFETAFLWNDLFCKWPHLHSIQLSGVQMSFEQTNTDSCSANNLVYFPKSLLSLEIADGSVTADVLDWLSTCCQEICQSNPTKIFLRELTLSYETCLANDLNVWKSFLSLLDKSLMNLHKVTLNHCGLTDDQSKHLTDLVNSKECCNPFKSFIINQNELTLSNDTGCCCFFRI, from the exons ATGAATAGTAAAAATCCATTAACTCTGTATGACTTGGGAAgaaaattaattgcaattcGTTTATATGAAAATGTATTGCGAAAGAAAAGTATTTCCTCTGTCAACAAATTCTTTTATGAGTTCTTCACCAGCAAATATTTGCCCGAACCAGTTATAACAGATCTGGTAAAGGTCTTTATACTGGTCGTACATAAACGTATTGACATTCAAGATACGTCATGCTGTTGTTTAAAAGAATGTAAGACAAACAGAAACGGAAAAGACACCATGCAAGCATCGAGCTATTTAAAGATCTGTAAAAGGACAACCTGTAACATGAAATTTCAGAAGTGGTCAAAAGAAATATTGAGAACTTGCATCCATATTTTAATGCTCACATGGACTGGAAGAAAGTTTTCACCTTTGTCCATCATAGAAGATTCGCCTATCCCTTTCGGCTTTTTATACACACCAAGAGAATTGCTGTACAAATATGTTTTCGAAGGATTTCTGGTTTCAAACAACATTTGGAAAGATAACATTTGGTCGATACGAGTTAAGCGCCGTTCCGGCGAAAAAGAATATTTACCACCACGTCACTTCCGGTCATGGTATATATTTCCAAGActaaaaaacataataaagGAAAGAAGAGAGAGGTTAGATTTGGACTTAGAGCGGCACCATGCGGGAGCGTTGAGTACAGCACAAACTTTAAATATCCTGTTGGACACACTTTGTGGTTTTTCTCCCGAATATGCAAAATCACAGGATTCTCAAACtg ctAACTTTTCAACCACTGCCCCATCCATAAATCTGGAAATGTGTTCGTGGGATCCatgcaattatattttttctttagttttacaacaaTCTATAAG GTTCCAACATTTCTGTGATGTGATGGAAACAATTCTACAACGCTTATTTTTTCCCACTAATGTTCTTCAACTTCTTATCAGTGCGACTAACCCAAcggaaattttcaaacaaaaagatttattGCTTCAGTTATCTCAATTGAAAAAGATTGAGATTTCGTACTGGTGGAAAgtaaagttttcaattttcgaG ACCGCCTTCTTATGGAATGATTTATTCTGCAAATGGCCGCACTTACATTCCATACAGCTGAGCGGGGTACAAATGAGTTTTGAACAAACTAACACTGACAGTTGCTCCGCAAACAATCTTGTTTATTTCCCAAAGTCGTTGCTTTCACTGGAAATAGCTGATGGAAGTGTCACAGCAGATGTCCTTGATTGGTTGTCCACTTGCTGCCAAGAAATCTGTCAATCAAACccaaccaaaatatttttaagagaACTGACGCTTTCTTACGAAACTTGCCTTGCTAATGACTTGAACGTGTGGAAAAGTTTCCTTTCTTTATTGGACAAATCGTTGATGAACCTGCACAAGGTCACCCTCAACCATTGCGGTCTAACTGACGACCAATCAAAGCATTTGACCGATTTGGTTAATTCGAAGGAATGCTGCAACCCGTTCAAGTCGTTCATTATAAACCAGAATGAATTAACTCTCTCAAATGATACAGGATGCTGTTGCTTCTTTCGAATATGA